A window from Kovacikia minuta CCNUW1 encodes these proteins:
- a CDS encoding acetamidase/formamidase family protein has protein sequence MIEHTLKASCETVHFGGFSSALKPALVVDSGDRIHVETFSGFNVYEKAPSEFVPPAFQKICENLGGDRKVGSGPHLLTGPIYINGAEPGDVLEVRLEEITPSLPIGFNAIRPGWGALPNVFAQPALRFISLDLEQGITEFPPGSGITIPLQPFFGILGVATAETSRSSIPPGDYGGNIDNRQLQAGSRVFLPIFLPGALFSIGDGHAVQGDGEVDVTAIETSMNGTIQLILRKDLNLTTPLAETPTDFIAMGFGQTLDAAFEAALQRMIEFLEQFVKIPSEEAYVLCSLAVNFHITQVVNSPQKGVHGLLPKAILPKKISV, from the coding sequence ATGATTGAACATACCCTAAAAGCAAGTTGTGAAACGGTGCATTTTGGAGGTTTTTCCTCGGCATTAAAGCCTGCGTTGGTGGTTGATTCGGGCGATCGCATTCATGTCGAAACGTTTTCTGGTTTTAATGTGTATGAGAAAGCGCCGTCGGAGTTTGTTCCACCTGCGTTTCAGAAAATTTGTGAGAATTTAGGGGGCGATCGCAAAGTGGGGTCAGGTCCCCACCTGTTGACAGGACCAATTTATATCAATGGTGCAGAACCAGGAGATGTTTTGGAGGTGCGTCTGGAAGAGATTACTCCTAGTTTGCCCATTGGGTTTAACGCCATTCGTCCGGGGTGGGGCGCGTTGCCCAATGTGTTCGCTCAACCTGCACTCCGCTTCATTTCCTTAGATTTAGAGCAAGGTATCACCGAGTTCCCCCCTGGAAGTGGGATTACCATTCCGCTCCAACCGTTCTTTGGGATTTTGGGCGTAGCAACAGCAGAAACCTCGCGCTCATCGATTCCTCCGGGTGATTATGGGGGCAATATTGACAATCGCCAGTTACAGGCAGGATCGCGGGTGTTTCTGCCTATCTTTTTACCCGGAGCGCTGTTCTCGATCGGAGACGGACATGCCGTTCAGGGTGATGGGGAGGTGGATGTAACGGCGATCGAAACCTCCATGAATGGCACCATTCAACTCATCCTGCGTAAGGATTTGAACTTGACTACTCCGCTGGCAGAAACCCCCACCGATTTCATTGCAATGGGCTTTGGGCAGACCCTGGATGCAGCATTTGAAGCTGCTCTGCAACGCATGATTGAGTTTCTGGAACAGTTCGTCAAAATTCCCTCTGAAGAGGCTTACGTTTTATGTAGCCTGGCGGTTAACTTTCACATTACCCAGGTCGTCAACAGTCCCCAAAAAGGTGTCCACGGCTTGCTACCCAAAGCAATTTTGCCGAAAAAGATTAGCGTATAG
- a CDS encoding Uma2 family endonuclease produces the protein MVLTAQQLEALMPDASQLLSDEPEMESSLHYAQLALLVGCLEWLWRDRLDFFIGANLTIYFSRQQLRNKDFRGPDFFLVKQTEKRPRNAWVVWEEDGRYPDLIIELLSTSTASTDRTLKKTLYQNRFRTPEYFWFSPDSLEFEGFRLVGHEYEAIAPNNEGWRWSQELNLYLGVENRQLRYLTAEGAMIPTPEEAAKQAQLQLAQERQEKMDAQQRAEALAERLRSLGVDPN, from the coding sequence ATGGTTTTAACTGCCCAACAACTTGAAGCCTTGATGCCCGATGCGAGTCAGCTTTTGAGTGATGAGCCGGAAATGGAAAGTTCTCTCCACTATGCCCAGCTTGCGCTTTTGGTTGGTTGTTTAGAATGGTTGTGGCGCGATCGCTTAGATTTTTTTATTGGAGCGAACCTCACCATTTACTTCAGTCGGCAACAGCTACGGAATAAAGACTTCCGGGGCCCCGATTTCTTTCTCGTCAAGCAAACGGAAAAACGCCCCCGTAATGCCTGGGTTGTTTGGGAGGAAGATGGCAGATATCCCGATTTGATTATCGAATTACTTTCTACTTCAACGGCCAGTACCGATCGGACGCTCAAAAAAACGCTCTATCAGAACCGCTTTCGCACTCCAGAATATTTTTGGTTTTCGCCAGACAGTTTGGAGTTTGAGGGTTTTCGGCTCGTCGGGCATGAGTACGAAGCGATCGCTCCAAATAACGAGGGATGGCGTTGGAGCCAGGAATTGAACTTGTACTTGGGAGTTGAAAACAGACAACTGCGTTACTTGACGGCTGAAGGGGCAATGATACCGACGCCAGAAGAAGCAGCAAAACAGGCGCAACTTCAGTTAGCGCAGGAACGGCAAGAGAAAATGGACGCCCAACAACGGGCTGAAGCCTTGGCTGAACGGCTGAGATCCCTGGGCGTTGATCCAAACTAA
- a CDS encoding zinc-dependent alcohol dehydrogenase family protein, giving the protein MKAVLMTAAGNPEVLQIGEVPTPTVLQATDLLVRLQAAGVNPIDTKLRQRGTFYPDRMPAILGCDGAGIVEAVGAAVQKFQPGDAVYFCNGGIGGHPGNYAEWAIVNEAFAARKPTSISFVEAAAAPLVLITAWEALYDRANLQAGQTALIHAGAGGVGHVAIQLAKLQGATVCTTVSTPEKADFVRQLGADHVIFYKTADFVQETLEWTGGLGVDVTFDTVGRDLFGKSFAATQIYGDIVTILEPDPTTNWKVARTRNQRISFELMLTPMLQELVEEQKAQAKILEQCARLIDQGQLKIHVGQTFPLRDAAAAHRVLEAGGVTGKLVLVVE; this is encoded by the coding sequence GTGAAAGCTGTTTTAATGACTGCCGCTGGTAATCCGGAGGTTTTACAAATTGGAGAGGTGCCAACCCCAACCGTTTTGCAAGCAACGGACCTGCTGGTGCGGCTACAAGCCGCAGGGGTAAATCCGATCGACACCAAACTGCGGCAGCGGGGTACCTTCTACCCCGATCGCATGCCTGCCATTTTGGGATGTGATGGTGCGGGCATTGTGGAAGCGGTCGGTGCAGCCGTGCAGAAATTTCAGCCCGGTGATGCGGTATATTTCTGCAACGGTGGGATTGGGGGGCATCCCGGCAACTATGCGGAATGGGCGATCGTCAACGAAGCTTTTGCTGCCCGTAAGCCTACCTCGATCAGCTTTGTCGAAGCTGCTGCTGCCCCCCTGGTGCTAATTACAGCCTGGGAAGCCCTGTACGATCGGGCAAACTTGCAGGCAGGGCAGACTGCCCTCATCCATGCAGGTGCGGGTGGGGTGGGGCATGTGGCTATACAGCTTGCTAAGCTCCAGGGAGCCACCGTCTGCACCACGGTCAGCACCCCAGAAAAGGCTGATTTCGTGCGTCAATTGGGAGCGGATCACGTCATCTTCTATAAAACTGCGGATTTTGTCCAGGAAACGCTTGAATGGACTGGCGGACTGGGAGTAGACGTAACCTTCGACACGGTTGGGCGCGACCTGTTTGGCAAATCCTTTGCCGCAACCCAGATTTATGGGGATATCGTAACCATTCTGGAACCAGACCCAACCACAAACTGGAAGGTTGCCCGAACTCGCAACCAACGAATTAGCTTTGAGTTGATGCTCACCCCCATGCTGCAAGAACTGGTAGAAGAACAAAAGGCACAGGCAAAAATTCTAGAGCAATGTGCCCGCCTGATTGATCAGGGGCAACTCAAAATTCATGTCGGTCAAACATTTCCCCTGAGGGATGCAGCAGCAGCCCATCGTGTTTTGGAAGCAGGCGGGGTCACGGGAAAGCTGGTGTTAGTGGTGGAATGA
- a CDS encoding cytosine deaminase — protein MIPTSNHYWLTNAHVPAALLVRSKQGKSRNWLPAFSTPDDLYQVDIEIIDGFVASIATTGTLPVYQAPSIDLRGGMVFPCFVDLHTHLDKGHTWERSPNPDGTFAGALTSAHADKSTLKNADRCWDAEDVYRRMEFGLKCSYAHGTQAIRTHIDASGEQAAISLEVFKALQAKWADRLILQVAALVSLDYYLTPEGEKLADRVAEAGGILGGVAFMQPGVESHIDRAFVLAKERKLNLDFHVDETDNPDSITLRYIAEATIRHHYQGKVVCGHACSLAVQEAEAVAATIARIKQAKIGIVSLPLCNLYLQGRQPGCTPRWRGVTLLHELRQQGISVAIASDNCRDPFHGFGDHDALEVFSLSVKIAHLDRPYDDWCRSITTTPADLMGLPTVGRIGVGLPADLVLFRGRRYSELLSRSQRDRIVLRGGKKIDTTLPDYAELDDLQHRRVRTEE, from the coding sequence ATGATCCCAACGTCGAACCACTACTGGTTAACCAATGCCCACGTACCCGCTGCCCTCCTGGTACGCAGCAAACAGGGCAAAAGCCGCAACTGGTTACCTGCTTTCTCCACCCCCGATGATCTATATCAGGTTGATATTGAAATTATTGATGGTTTCGTTGCCAGCATTGCCACAACGGGCACCCTGCCTGTGTATCAGGCTCCCTCGATCGACTTGCGGGGCGGCATGGTGTTTCCCTGTTTTGTCGATCTCCACACCCACCTGGACAAGGGGCACACCTGGGAGCGATCGCCCAATCCCGATGGCACGTTTGCAGGAGCGCTCACATCTGCCCATGCCGATAAATCTACCCTGAAGAATGCTGACCGCTGTTGGGATGCCGAAGATGTTTACCGCCGCATGGAGTTTGGGTTGAAATGTAGCTATGCCCACGGCACTCAGGCGATTCGTACCCATATCGATGCCTCTGGTGAACAGGCAGCGATCAGCCTGGAGGTATTCAAGGCGTTGCAGGCAAAGTGGGCAGATCGGTTAATACTGCAAGTTGCTGCCCTGGTTTCTCTGGATTATTACCTGACACCGGAGGGAGAAAAGCTGGCGGATAGGGTGGCAGAAGCCGGGGGCATTTTGGGCGGAGTTGCTTTCATGCAGCCAGGTGTGGAGTCCCATATCGATCGCGCCTTCGTGCTGGCAAAGGAGCGCAAACTCAACCTGGATTTTCACGTTGATGAAACCGACAATCCGGATTCAATCACCCTGCGTTATATCGCGGAAGCAACAATCCGCCATCACTACCAGGGCAAAGTGGTTTGTGGGCATGCCTGTAGTTTGGCGGTTCAAGAGGCGGAAGCGGTCGCTGCAACGATCGCCCGCATTAAGCAAGCCAAAATTGGCATTGTTAGCCTGCCCCTGTGTAATTTGTATTTACAGGGTCGGCAGCCGGGATGTACCCCACGCTGGCGAGGAGTCACCCTGCTGCACGAGTTGCGCCAACAGGGAATTTCTGTGGCGATCGCCAGTGATAATTGCCGCGATCCGTTTCATGGTTTTGGCGATCACGATGCCCTGGAAGTATTCTCCCTGTCCGTTAAAATCGCCCACCTCGATCGTCCCTACGACGACTGGTGCCGATCGATTACCACCACCCCTGCCGATCTCATGGGTCTACCAACCGTGGGACGGATTGGTGTCGGGCTACCCGCTGATCTGGTTCTGTTTCGGGGACGCCGCTACAGCGAACTGCTTTCCCGCTCCCAACGCGATCGGATCGTTCTGCGGGGCGGCAAAAAAATCGACACCACCCTTCCCGATTACGCTGAACTGGATGATTTGCAACATCGGAGGGTGAGGACTGAGGAGTGA
- a CDS encoding DUF29 domain-containing protein — translation MTTELQANQKRLYETDYLKWIETTVEYLRTHNYSEVDWENLIEEIEDMGRSERRSLKSNLIVLLVHLLKWQYQPESRSGSWKSSIVEHRRRIREALEESPSLKPYFETVFSDCYLNAVEQTIAETGLPIETFPAECPYVIAEVLNTNFLV, via the coding sequence ATGACTACAGAACTCCAAGCCAATCAGAAGCGCTTATATGAAACTGATTATCTGAAGTGGATTGAAACCACAGTCGAGTATTTGCGGACTCATAACTACTCGGAGGTTGACTGGGAAAATCTGATTGAGGAAATCGAGGATATGGGGCGAAGTGAACGCAGGAGCTTAAAAAGCAATCTGATTGTGCTCCTGGTTCACCTGTTGAAATGGCAATATCAACCTGAATCTAGAAGTGGAAGCTGGAAAAGTAGCATTGTAGAACATCGTCGCCGGATTCGCGAAGCCCTGGAAGAATCCCCCAGTCTCAAACCCTACTTTGAAACAGTTTTCTCTGATTGCTACTTAAACGCAGTGGAACAGACGATCGCTGAAACCGGATTACCCATAGAAACCTTTCCTGCTGAATGCCCGTATGTTATCGCAGAGGTTTTGAATACGAATTTCCTGGTGTAG
- the hflX gene encoding GTPase HflX, with protein sequence MNQPVSAYVNRRGQVIRVGVGTPRQTQIPPLELPRYGAERLCGIRCISTQLKLEPPSDSILTAMAIQRLDALIALTLTGGGFERRGGGATGYVKETYLAHLIPHPETAWTVSPPLSLDVLTNQDFLRLVEGLEEEFRREYIARQVDRDHDQVLIVGLMTDREPAQQFQDGLAELARLVQTAGGEVLQTLKQKRSRPHPQTVVGEGKVQEIALTAQNIGASLVVFDRDLSPAQVRNLETQIGVRVVDRTELILDIFAQRARSGAGKLQVELAQLEYMLPRLTGRGQAMSRLGGGIGTRGPGETKLETERRSIQRRISRLQQEVNQLQAHRTRLRQRRQHREVPSVAVVGYTNAGKSTLLNVLTNAEVYTADQLFATLDPTTRRLVVPHAETQEPMPILLTDTVGFIHELPPSLMDAFRATLEEVTEAEALLHVVDLSHPAWQSQIQSVMTILAQMPIAPGPILLCFNKIDQVDGDRLSLAQEEYPQAIFISASDRLGLETLRGKLGQLVHYAMSS encoded by the coding sequence TTGAACCAACCCGTTTCTGCCTATGTTAATCGGCGGGGGCAGGTGATCCGGGTTGGGGTGGGTACACCGCGTCAGACCCAGATTCCACCTTTGGAGCTACCCCGCTATGGGGCAGAACGGCTCTGTGGTATCCGCTGTATTTCTACCCAACTCAAGCTAGAGCCGCCCAGCGACTCGATTTTGACTGCGATGGCGATCCAGCGATTGGATGCCCTCATAGCCCTGACGCTCACAGGGGGTGGGTTTGAGCGCCGGGGTGGGGGGGCAACTGGATATGTCAAAGAAACCTACCTGGCCCATCTGATTCCCCATCCTGAGACTGCCTGGACGGTTTCTCCACCATTGAGCCTGGATGTTTTGACGAACCAGGACTTTTTGCGGTTGGTGGAAGGATTGGAGGAAGAGTTCCGGCGGGAATACATCGCCCGTCAAGTCGATCGGGATCACGACCAGGTTTTGATTGTCGGCTTGATGACCGATCGGGAACCTGCCCAACAGTTCCAGGATGGCTTAGCCGAACTGGCACGACTGGTGCAAACGGCGGGGGGAGAGGTGCTGCAAACGTTGAAACAGAAGCGTTCTCGGCCCCATCCTCAGACGGTTGTGGGGGAGGGGAAGGTGCAGGAAATTGCGTTGACTGCCCAAAATATTGGGGCAAGCCTGGTGGTATTCGACCGGGATCTATCACCCGCCCAGGTGCGGAATTTGGAAACCCAAATTGGGGTGCGGGTTGTGGATCGCACCGAATTAATCCTGGACATCTTTGCCCAACGGGCTCGATCGGGAGCCGGGAAACTTCAGGTGGAACTGGCGCAACTGGAGTATATGCTGCCTCGTCTGACGGGAAGGGGGCAGGCAATGTCTCGACTGGGCGGCGGCATCGGTACAAGAGGACCGGGTGAAACGAAGCTGGAAACCGAACGCCGATCGATTCAACGCCGGATTTCGCGCTTGCAACAGGAAGTGAATCAACTCCAGGCGCATCGAACCCGCTTGCGCCAGCGACGCCAGCATCGGGAAGTGCCATCGGTGGCGGTGGTAGGCTATACCAACGCGGGCAAGTCTACCCTGCTGAATGTGCTAACCAACGCTGAGGTTTACACCGCCGACCAATTATTTGCAACCCTAGACCCGACGACCCGTCGCCTGGTCGTTCCCCATGCCGAAACCCAGGAACCCATGCCGATTCTGCTCACAGATACCGTTGGGTTTATCCATGAGTTGCCACCATCGCTAATGGACGCATTCCGTGCCACGCTGGAGGAAGTGACCGAGGCAGAGGCGCTGTTGCATGTGGTGGATTTATCCCATCCGGCATGGCAGAGCCAGATTCAATCGGTGATGACCATTCTGGCGCAAATGCCGATCGCTCCTGGACCAATTCTGCTGTGTTTCAACAAAATCGATCAGGTCGATGGCGATCGCTTGAGCCTTGCCCAGGAGGAATACCCCCAGGCAATCTTCATTTCTGCCAGCGATCGTCTTGGTCTGGAAACCCTGCGCGGCAAGCTAGGGCAGTTGGTTCACTATGCGATGAGTTCGTAG
- the psbZ gene encoding photosystem II reaction center protein PsbZ yields the protein MTILFQLVLAAFVTLSFLMIVGVPVAMASPQNWDQSKRIILLGSGVWTGLVLVLGVLNYLVA from the coding sequence ATGACAATCCTATTCCAATTGGTCCTGGCTGCATTCGTAACACTATCGTTTTTGATGATTGTGGGCGTCCCTGTTGCGATGGCATCTCCTCAAAATTGGGATCAGTCCAAAAGAATCATTCTCTTAGGTTCTGGAGTTTGGACTGGGCTCGTGCTTGTGTTGGGTGTTTTGAACTATCTGGTTGCTTAG
- a CDS encoding FAD-binding oxidoreductase, translating into MTSKTDQPIDLKPLIADLSGLEIITDLTLVTRLSHDYYTYSPILQPLLEDKRGDLVVRPTTEAEVLKVAQVCVKHKVPLTVRGAGTGNYGQCVPLHGGVILDLSNMQQIKWVKPGIACVEPGVKLAAIDKQARETGWEIRMAPSTYRKATIGGFIGGGSGGVGSVTYGLLSDRGNLLALKVVTMEDEPRVIELRGDDVYQVAHAWGTNGIITELEIPLGPAYAWAEAIVTFSDFMTAAHFGQALSDSDGIIKKLVCICADPIPNYFAALRSYIPQGTHCALLLVAECCLEPFAELVKAYGGTVTYQKTAQEASRGITLVEYSWNHTTLHARSVDPTLTYLQTIFPADQSLKLLEHMYHHFGDEAMMHLEFLRVGGQAVPAALQIIRYTTPERLNDIIKYHEDQGAFIANPHTCILEDGGRKTVDMAQLQFKQKMDPYGLLNPGKMRAWEEKM; encoded by the coding sequence ATGACCTCTAAAACTGATCAACCTATTGACCTGAAACCGTTGATTGCTGACCTGTCCGGTCTAGAAATCATTACCGATCTGACCCTGGTTACGAGGTTGTCCCACGATTACTATACCTACAGCCCGATTCTGCAACCTCTGTTAGAGGATAAGCGTGGTGATCTGGTTGTGCGTCCGACCACTGAAGCAGAAGTCCTCAAGGTCGCCCAAGTCTGTGTTAAGCACAAAGTTCCATTGACAGTGCGGGGGGCAGGAACGGGAAATTATGGGCAATGTGTGCCTCTGCATGGGGGCGTGATCCTGGATCTATCTAACATGCAGCAAATTAAGTGGGTCAAGCCGGGAATTGCCTGTGTGGAACCGGGGGTAAAACTGGCAGCGATCGATAAACAGGCACGGGAAACCGGCTGGGAAATTCGCATGGCTCCCTCCACCTACCGCAAAGCCACCATTGGTGGCTTCATTGGCGGTGGTAGTGGTGGGGTGGGTTCAGTAACCTATGGCTTGTTGAGCGATCGCGGCAACCTCCTGGCGCTAAAAGTCGTGACGATGGAGGACGAACCCCGCGTGATTGAATTGCGCGGCGATGATGTCTATCAAGTTGCCCACGCCTGGGGTACCAATGGCATCATCACTGAGCTGGAAATTCCCCTGGGTCCAGCCTATGCCTGGGCGGAGGCGATCGTCACCTTCTCCGACTTTATGACCGCTGCCCATTTTGGGCAGGCACTCAGCGATAGTGACGGCATCATTAAAAAGCTGGTCTGCATCTGTGCCGACCCCATTCCCAACTATTTTGCCGCCCTGCGCAGCTACATTCCCCAGGGAACCCACTGTGCCCTCCTCCTGGTTGCTGAGTGCTGCTTGGAACCCTTTGCTGAACTGGTAAAAGCCTATGGTGGTACGGTTACTTATCAAAAAACTGCTCAAGAAGCCAGCCGGGGAATTACCTTAGTCGAATATTCCTGGAATCACACCACCCTGCATGCCCGCAGTGTCGATCCCACCCTGACCTACCTGCAAACGATCTTTCCGGCAGACCAAAGCCTGAAGCTCCTGGAGCACATGTACCATCACTTTGGGGATGAGGCGATGATGCACCTGGAATTTCTGCGGGTAGGCGGGCAGGCAGTTCCAGCCGCACTGCAAATCATCCGCTATACAACTCCAGAACGCTTGAACGATATCATCAAATATCACGAAGATCAGGGAGCATTTATCGCTAATCCGCACACCTGCATTCTGGAAGATGGCGGCAGAAAAACGGTAGATATGGCACAGCTTCAATTTAAACAAAAGATGGACCCTTATGGACTGCTCAATCCTGGCAAGATGCGGGCGTGGGAGGAGAAAATGTGA
- the ribH gene encoding 6,7-dimethyl-8-ribityllumazine synthase, with the protein MTVFEGTFTQSQQFRFAIVIGRFNDLVTGKLLEGCQDCLKRHGVDVNPEGTQVDYAWVPGSFEVPLVARQLALTGRYDAIICLGAVIRGQTPHFDYVAAEVSKGIAAAGFQTGVPVIFGIVTTDTMQQALERAGIKNNLGWNYAMSALEMASLMHQVKGGKPDLYGNNLNPASTPTLPASLKDATASESSIE; encoded by the coding sequence ATGACAGTTTTTGAAGGAACATTTACACAATCGCAGCAGTTTCGGTTTGCGATCGTCATTGGTCGGTTTAATGATCTGGTTACGGGCAAGCTTCTGGAAGGCTGTCAGGATTGCTTAAAGCGACATGGTGTGGATGTTAACCCTGAAGGCACCCAGGTCGATTATGCCTGGGTGCCTGGCAGTTTTGAGGTTCCCCTGGTTGCCCGTCAGCTTGCCCTGACGGGTCGCTATGATGCCATTATCTGCCTGGGGGCAGTAATTCGGGGGCAAACCCCCCACTTTGACTACGTTGCGGCTGAGGTATCTAAAGGTATTGCAGCGGCTGGCTTTCAGACGGGCGTCCCGGTCATATTTGGGATTGTGACAACGGACACCATGCAGCAAGCCCTGGAACGGGCAGGAATTAAAAACAATCTGGGCTGGAACTATGCCATGAGTGCGCTGGAAATGGCAAGTTTGATGCACCAGGTTAAAGGGGGTAAACCCGATCTTTACGGCAACAATCTGAACCCAGCTTCAACCCCAACTCTACCCGCTTCGTTAAAAGATGCGACTGCTTCTGAATCCTCAATAGAGTAG
- the gloB gene encoding hydroxyacylglutathione hydrolase, translating into MEIYRLPARSTNYIFLLHDPQQKVAAVVDPADAEPVLNCLEKLGARLVAIFNTHHHNDHVGANLHLLQQFPEVVVYGGAEDRGRIPGQQVFLREGDRVSFAGRSGDVLFVPGHTRGHIAYYFPPIHADEMGELFCGDTLFAGGCGRLFEGTPTQMVNSLSKLRELPDDTHVWCAHEYTLNNLEFALTVDRSNLALQERLTEVKATRQRSEATIPSTIAIEKQTNPFLRWDIPARANRCKNK; encoded by the coding sequence ATGGAGATTTATCGGTTACCAGCACGTTCGACAAATTACATCTTCCTGTTGCATGATCCGCAGCAAAAGGTGGCGGCAGTGGTTGACCCGGCTGATGCAGAACCTGTATTGAACTGTTTAGAAAAGCTGGGGGCAAGGCTGGTTGCTATCTTCAACACGCATCACCACAACGATCATGTGGGGGCAAACCTCCACTTGCTTCAGCAGTTTCCAGAGGTGGTGGTTTATGGAGGAGCCGAGGATCGGGGCAGAATTCCAGGACAACAGGTGTTTTTGCGGGAGGGCGATCGGGTTTCCTTTGCTGGGCGATCGGGCGATGTGTTGTTTGTTCCTGGGCATACACGCGGGCATATTGCCTATTACTTTCCTCCCATCCATGCTGATGAAATGGGCGAGTTGTTTTGTGGCGATACCCTGTTTGCTGGAGGATGTGGCAGGTTGTTTGAGGGGACACCGACCCAGATGGTAAATTCGCTCAGCAAACTACGGGAACTGCCTGATGATACGCATGTCTGGTGTGCCCACGAGTACACATTGAATAATTTGGAGTTTGCCCTGACCGTAGACAGGAGCAATTTAGCCTTGCAGGAACGTCTGACGGAGGTAAAGGCAACCCGTCAGCGATCGGAGGCAACCATCCCTTCGACGATCGCGATCGAGAAGCAAACAAACCCATTCCTACGGTGGGATATTCCCGCTCGTGCAAACCGCTGTAAAAACAAATAA